In the Bacillus sp. HSf4 genome, GAAGGAATACAAAGCCGATCTTGCCGGCTTTGGTAATGAAGTGAGAATCGAATATCCTCTTCTGTGGAATAAGCTGAAGAACAATTGGGATCAAGTATTTACGGAGATTCCAATTGCATATCATGTTAATGTAACGGTTAAAAAACACGGGACTTTAAATAGGTAATCTGTAGTTTAAAACTTTTAAATGTAGAAGACAATTTTTGTGGTGGCAAATTTTATCGGTCAAACCGGAGAATAAAATTAACGTTATTAAACACGACAAAAAGAAGGAAAGAGCTTGTCGCCATGGCGGGAGACGGTACGAATGATGCCCTGGTGCTCACCCCGCTGATTTTAGGACTTGCCATGAACAGTGGAACAGCGGCCACAAAAGGAGTTGACACCCCTGCTACTCGGTGTTACAATGTACACGTAATAAGCAATACTGAATAGCGTAATTTCTCAATAGCTATTCAGTAAAAATTGTCCTTGGTACTAAGTAATACTGAATATAAGTCGGACAAAATAGGGGAGGTTCTGAACGTGGAAAATTTAACTGAAATGCTGAAGGGTTCGCTGGAAGGCTGCGTGCTGGAAATTATCAGCCGCCATGAAACCTACGGCTATGAGATTACCCGCCGCCTAAACGAGCTTGGGTTTACCGAAGTTGTGGAAGGGACGGTCTACACCATCCTCGTGCGATTAGAAAAGAAAAAACTTGTGAACATAGAAAAGAAACCGTCAGATATGGGACCGCCCCGCAAGTTTTACTCACTTAATGAGGCTGGCCGCCGTGAACTCGAATTATTTTGGGAAAAATGGGAGTTTATATCATCGAAAATCAATGTCTTGAAGTCAACCTAACTTCATAAGATATTCCGTCCGAAATTTGTTTAAGTGTCTTGTTCAGGTTTTTAAAAAAGGAGGAAAAATAACATGATGGAAATGTTCAAAAAAATGATTGGTGATAAAAAAGAGTACAAGATGATGATGGCACGGGTTAAAGCCCTGCCAGAGGACTATCAGTTTGTATTTAAGAAAATTCAAAACTACATGTGGAATTTCTCAGCGGGCAGCGGGATGGACATGTTGCACATCCAGTATGAATTAATCGAGTTGTTCGAAGCCGGTGCGGCGGAAGGCAGACAAGTGCTGGAAATCACCGGGGACGACGTGGCGTCCTTTGCCGACGAACTAGTGGCAAACGCTAAAACCTATGTCGCCAAGTATCGTGAAGATTTAAATCAGAGTATCATGAAGCGATTTGGAAAAAAATAAAGAATTCAATTGATAATACCGACTGAATAGCTGGTTACAGATGT is a window encoding:
- a CDS encoding PadR family transcriptional regulator, with product MENLTEMLKGSLEGCVLEIISRHETYGYEITRRLNELGFTEVVEGTVYTILVRLEKKKLVNIEKKPSDMGPPRKFYSLNEAGRRELELFWEKWEFISSKINVLKST
- a CDS encoding DUF1048 domain-containing protein, encoding MMEMFKKMIGDKKEYKMMMARVKALPEDYQFVFKKIQNYMWNFSAGSGMDMLHIQYELIELFEAGAAEGRQVLEITGDDVASFADELVANAKTYVAKYREDLNQSIMKRFGKK